From Deltaproteobacteria bacterium, one genomic window encodes:
- the dnaB gene encoding replicative DNA helicase, with product MATIDESLRRVPPQSLEAEEAVLGGILLDNAALDRVTELVQADDFYREAHRKVFRAMLDLSARNEPADLITLAEVLKARSELADVGGSAYLAELAERVPTAAHVAQYARIVRDKSILRGLIGAATQIAMHGYEGGGDVAELLDHAEQLIFGISDRKVKPEFVRISDLLVESLKTIERLYEQKQAVTGVPSGFHDLDNLTAGFQPSDLVIVAGRPSMGKCLAADAEIVLSDGSVRTIEEIVRSRSGRLLTLTDRWKFAMVSPAAFVDDGLKPVFEVRTRLGRKVRTTVTHPFLTIEGWRPLAEVRPGDHVAVPRRIDVFGERSIGVERAKLLGYLLGDGTLTGACPRFTNSDPRLRAEFREAVGRFGGLTAREDVADGRAPSLRVSADRSAIAAGRVAFGRIVKQSLAASGTSARQLAVELDVTPASITHWCQGRTVPGRAVFDGLCAALDLRAQDIAPAGPSSIRKSARNGLTRWLTSLGLWGKTAREKFVPDLVFTLVADEVACFLNRLFATDGWATVLASRQAQLGFCSTSERLARQVQHLLLRFGVIASLRERRVRYRGGIRLAFQVDITDAESIRTFIDKIGIYGKEAALKRVQAALRAKQYRTNRDLIPVGVWQQIDAARQGASWRSVGTRMGIGDASNLHVGRRALSRRRLGAMAEDLGDQRLQVIAISDVYWDEVVSIEPMGERQVYDLTIPETHNFVANDVCVHNTALCLNIAEHAALRADVGVAVFSLEMSKEQLALRMLCSESRVDLKRVRTGHLSDREFPKLAMAAGRLADAPIFIDDTPALSILELRAKARRLKRDPSTKLGLIIVDYLQLMRSTEGKDSREQEISEISRSLKALAKEL from the coding sequence ATGGCGACGATCGACGAGAGCCTGCGCCGGGTGCCGCCGCAGAGCCTGGAGGCCGAAGAGGCGGTGCTCGGCGGCATCCTGCTCGACAACGCCGCTCTCGATCGGGTCACGGAGCTCGTCCAGGCGGACGACTTCTACCGCGAGGCGCACCGCAAGGTGTTCCGGGCCATGCTCGACCTGTCGGCGCGCAACGAGCCGGCCGACCTGATCACGCTGGCCGAGGTGCTCAAAGCGCGCAGCGAGCTCGCCGACGTCGGCGGCTCGGCATACCTCGCGGAGCTCGCCGAGCGCGTGCCGACCGCGGCGCACGTCGCGCAGTACGCGAGGATCGTCCGCGACAAGTCGATCCTGCGGGGCCTGATCGGGGCGGCCACTCAGATCGCGATGCACGGCTACGAGGGCGGCGGCGACGTCGCCGAGCTGCTCGACCACGCGGAGCAGCTCATCTTCGGCATCTCCGACCGCAAGGTGAAGCCGGAGTTCGTGCGCATCTCGGACCTCCTCGTCGAGTCGCTCAAGACGATCGAGCGGCTCTACGAGCAGAAGCAGGCGGTCACCGGGGTCCCGAGCGGCTTCCACGACCTCGACAACCTGACGGCGGGCTTTCAGCCGTCCGACCTGGTCATCGTGGCGGGGCGTCCGAGCATGGGAAAGTGCCTGGCCGCCGACGCCGAGATCGTCCTCTCGGACGGCAGCGTTCGCACCATCGAGGAGATCGTCAGGTCGCGATCCGGTCGGCTCCTCACCCTGACCGATCGGTGGAAGTTCGCCATGGTCTCGCCGGCCGCCTTCGTGGACGACGGCCTGAAGCCGGTCTTCGAGGTGAGGACCCGTCTCGGCCGGAAGGTCCGGACGACGGTCACGCACCCCTTCCTCACCATCGAGGGCTGGAGACCCCTCGCCGAGGTCCGCCCGGGCGACCACGTCGCCGTCCCGCGCCGGATCGACGTGTTCGGCGAGCGCTCGATCGGCGTGGAGCGTGCCAAGCTCCTCGGCTACCTGCTCGGCGACGGCACGCTCACAGGTGCGTGCCCACGCTTCACGAATTCCGACCCGCGACTCCGGGCGGAGTTCCGAGAAGCCGTCGGCCGGTTCGGGGGGCTCACGGCTCGGGAGGACGTGGCCGATGGGCGAGCGCCCAGCCTGCGGGTGTCCGCCGACCGAAGCGCGATCGCGGCCGGACGGGTCGCCTTCGGCCGGATCGTGAAGCAGAGCCTCGCCGCCTCGGGTACGTCGGCGCGGCAGCTTGCCGTCGAGCTCGACGTCACGCCGGCCTCGATCACACACTGGTGCCAGGGGAGAACGGTTCCCGGGCGGGCGGTGTTCGACGGCCTCTGCGCCGCGCTCGATCTGCGCGCGCAGGACATCGCGCCGGCCGGGCCGTCGTCGATCCGGAAGAGTGCGCGCAACGGCCTCACGCGCTGGCTCACGTCGCTCGGCCTCTGGGGCAAGACGGCTCGGGAGAAGTTCGTTCCGGACCTCGTCTTCACGTTGGTGGCGGACGAGGTGGCCTGCTTCCTGAACCGTCTCTTTGCCACCGACGGCTGGGCCACCGTGCTGGCGAGCCGGCAGGCGCAGCTCGGCTTCTGCTCGACGAGCGAGCGCCTGGCCCGCCAGGTGCAGCACCTTCTCCTGCGGTTCGGAGTGATCGCTTCGCTCCGTGAACGCCGCGTCAGATACCGGGGAGGCATCCGCTTGGCCTTCCAGGTGGACATCACCGACGCAGAATCCATCCGGACGTTCATCGATAAGATCGGCATCTACGGCAAGGAAGCCGCCCTCAAGCGCGTGCAGGCGGCGCTCCGGGCGAAGCAATACCGGACCAACCGCGATCTCATCCCCGTCGGCGTGTGGCAGCAGATCGACGCCGCGAGGCAGGGAGCCTCCTGGCGGTCCGTGGGGACCCGGATGGGTATCGGGGATGCCTCGAATCTCCATGTCGGAAGGCGCGCGCTGTCACGGCGGCGACTCGGGGCGATGGCCGAGGACCTGGGCGACCAGCGTCTGCAGGTCATCGCCATCAGCGACGTTTACTGGGACGAGGTCGTCTCGATCGAGCCCATGGGAGAGCGCCAGGTCTACGACCTGACGATCCCCGAGACACACAACTTCGTCGCCAACGACGTCTGCGTGCACAACACCGCGCTCTGTCTCAACATCGCCGAGCACGCTGCGCTGCGCGCCGACGTGGGCGTCGCCGTCTTCTCGCTCGAGATGTCGAAGGAGCAGCTGGCGCTCCGCATGCTCTGCTCCGAGTCGCGGGTCGACCTCAAGCGCGTCCGCACGGGCCATCTCTCCGACCGCGAGTTCCCGAAGCTCGCAATGGCGGCAGGGCGGCTCGCCGACGCGCCCATCTTCATCGACGACACGCCCGCGCTCTCCATCCTCGAGCTGCGCGCCAAGGCGCGGCGGCTGAAGCGCGACCCCTCGACGAAGCTCGGCCTCATCATCGTCGACTACCTCCAGCTCATGCGCAGCACGGAGGGCAAGGACAGCCGGGAGCAGGAGATCTCCGAGATATCGCGGTCGCTGAAGGCGCTCGCCAAGGAGCT